One stretch of Arachis hypogaea cultivar Tifrunner chromosome 20, arahy.Tifrunner.gnm2.J5K5, whole genome shotgun sequence DNA includes these proteins:
- the LOC112786733 gene encoding uncharacterized protein — MSNMKIVLRSPPSINRRQPLLRRDSSSSRSSVVGEVVGGTAAECVAVCCCFPCGLAFNVLLLALYKVPFGLCRRMIRGIRRRNLAKGRLPLPAARRRIQCKCGCCDASRLRIVEPMCANDDFDVKAVQYSSFVQPDKEVIDLENEMWDRFYGTGFWRSSSRRDSSSNVLTTFHPQYVR; from the coding sequence ATGTCGAACATGAAGATCGTGCTTCGTTCCCCGCCTTCGATAAACCGCCGGCAGCCGCTGCTTCGGCGAGACAGTTCGTCGTCGAGGAGCTCGGTGGTGGGGGAGGTGGTCGGCGGCACCGCTGCGGAGTGCGTGGCGGTTTGCTGCTGCTTCCCCTGCGGCCTGGCATTCAACGTCCTCCTACTTGCCCTTTACAAGGTACCATTCGGGCTGTGCCGCCGCATGATACGGGGGATACGTCGCCGGAATCTGGCGAAGGGGCGTCTGCCTCTACCGGCGGCGAGGCGCAGAATCCAGTGCAAGTGCGGGTGCTGCGACGCGAGCAGACTCAGAATCGTTGAACCAATGTGCGCCAACGATGATTTCGACGTGAAAGCGGTGCAATACTCTTCGTTTGTTCAACCTGATAAGGAAGTCATTGATTTGGAGAATGAGATGTGGGATAGGTTCTATGGAACCGGTTTTTGGAGGAGCTCTTCTCGCAGGGATTCTTCTAGCAATGTTCTTACCACTTTTCACCCTCAATATGTTCGTTGA